The following coding sequences are from one Panicum hallii strain FIL2 chromosome 5, PHallii_v3.1, whole genome shotgun sequence window:
- the LOC112895212 gene encoding ubiquitin-conjugating enzyme E2 36: protein MANSNLPRRIIKETQRLLSEPAPGISASPSEENMRYFNVMILGPAQSPYEGGVFKLELFLPEEYPMAAPKVRFLTKIYHPNIDKLGRICLDILKDKWSPALQIRTVLLSIQALLSAPNPDDPLSDNIAKHWKANEAEAVETAKEWTRLYASGA, encoded by the exons ATGGCCAACAGCAACCTCCCGCGCCGGATCATCAAG GAGACGCAGCGGCTGCTCAGCGAGCCAG CGCCGGGGATCAGCGCGTCGCCCTCGGAGGAGAACATGCGCTACTTCAACGTCATGATACTTGGCCCGGCGCAGTCACCCTATGAAG GTGGAGTTTTTAAGCTTGAGCTCTTTTTACCTGAGGAATATCCAATGGCTGCCCCAAAG GTTAGGTTTCTGACCAAGATTTATCATCCCAACATTGACAAG CTTGGTAGGATATGCCTTGACATTCTCAAGGACAAATGGAGCCCAGCACTTCAGATCCGAACAGTTCTTTTGAG TATCCAGGCTCTCCTGAGTGCACCAAACCCAGATGACCCTCTCTCCGATAACATCGCAAAACACTGGAAAGCCAATGAGGCAGAAGCTGTTGAAACAG CTAAGGAGTGGACTCGCCTGTATGCGAGCGGTGCATGA